One genomic region from Rosa rugosa chromosome 1, drRosRugo1.1, whole genome shotgun sequence encodes:
- the LOC133727045 gene encoding DEAD-box ATP-dependent RNA helicase 16-like has protein sequence MAETLEKEIESEEEEEDQTFENLGLDGRLIRALNKKKILKPTPIQRVAIPLILEGKDVVARAKTGSGKTFAYLLPLLQKLFTASASQESSTKKLAPTAIVLVPTRELSQQVYKEVRSLIELCRVPLKVVQLTSNMPTSDLRTALAGPPEILVSTPACVNKCLSHGVLQATSIGDSLEMLVLDEADLLLSYGYEEDIKALTPHIPKRCQSLLMSATASDDVEKLKKLILHNSYILTLPEVGDIKDEVIPKNVEQSWISCTARDKLLYILSLLKLELVQKKVLIFTNTIDTSFRIKLFLEKFGIRSAVLNSELPQNSRIHILEEFNAGLFDYLIATDDSETMEKKENDQKKIDSKNSKRHSKLKPKADSEFGVVRGIDFKNVHTVLNFDMPPSVEGYVHRIGRTGRAYSTGASVSLVSPDEMKVFEEIKSFLGDDEENDSNKLVPFTLLTKNAVESLRYRAEDVSKSVTKLAVRESRAQDLRNEILNSEKLKAHFEANQKDLDLLKHDKVLSKKPPAPHLRVVPDYLLDATTKEASKRVKLARAAMGNNNPGRRGFKKKFKKDKDPLKSLSAQGPKKGRRERKDGNESHKQKRQKT, from the exons ATGGCTGAAACACTGGAAAAGGAGATCGAaagcgaagaagaagaggaggaccAGACCTTCGAAAATCTCGGATTGGATGGCCGTCTTATTCGGGCgctaaacaagaagaagattCTCAAGCCCACCCCAATTCAGCGAGTCGCTATTCCTCTCATCCTT GAGGGTAAGGATGTGGTGGCCAGAGCAAAGACTGGTTCTGGAAAGACCTTTGCTTACCTACTGCCTCTGCTTCAGAAGCTGTTTACTGCTTCTGCTTCACAAGAATCATCAACCAAGAAACTTGCTCCTACTGCCATTGTTTTGGTCCCAACTAGGGAACTCTCTCAGCAG GTTTATAAGGAGGTCCGGTCGTTGATTGAGCTGTGTAGAGTTCCATTGAAAGTCGTACAGTTGACAAGCAACATGCCTACTTCTGATTTG CGCACAGCTTTGGCGGGCCCGCCTGAGATTCTGGTTTCGACTCCAGCTTGCGTAAACAAATGCTTGTCGCATGGTGTTCTTCAAGCAACATCCATCGGTGATTCACTAGAAATGCTTGTGCTTGATGAG GCAGATCTTCTCTTGTCATATGGATATGAGGAAGACATAAAAGCTTTGACACCTCACATTCCTAAACGTTGTCAATCTCTTCTTATGTCTGCCACAGCAAG TGATGATGTCGAGAAGCTAAAGAAGCTTATTCTACATAATTCCTATATTTTAACTTTGCCCGAAGTTGGAGATATCAAGGATGAGGTCATCCCAAAAAATGTTGAGCAGTCCTGG ATATCATGCACTGCTCGTGACAAGTTACTATACATCCTTTCCCTCTTAAAGTTGGAGTTGGTTCAGAAAAAGGTTCTGATATTTACTAATACAATAGACACATCCTTCAGAATAAAGCTATTTTTGGAAAAG TTTGGCATAAGATCTGCTGTTTTGAATTCTGAGTTGCCACAAAATTCTCGTATCCACATTCTTGAG GAATTCAATGCTGGTCTTTTTGATTACTTGATTGCAACCGATGACAGCGAAACAatggagaaaaaagaaaatgatcagAAAAAGATCGATTCAAAAAATTCTAAACGACATtctaaactcaaacccaaaGCTGACTCTGAATTTGGAGTGGTGCGAGGAATTGACTTCAAAAATGTACACACG GTCCTGAATTTTGATATGCCTCCAAGTGTTGAAGGATATGTTCATCGTATTGGTCGTACTGGAAGAGCATATAGTACTGGTGCTTCTGTGTCTCTT GTTTCTCCAGATGAGATGAAAGTTTTTGAAGAGATAAAGTCCTTTTTGGGTGATGATGAAGAAAATGATTCAAATAAACTTGTTCCATTTACTTTACTGACCAAGAATGCAGTGGAGTCTTTAAGATATAGAGCTGAG GATGTCTCAAAGAGTGTGACAAAACTTGCCGTGAGAGAATCCCGAGCTCAGGATTTGAGGAATGAAATTCTCAATTCTGAAAA GTTGAAGGCTCATTTTGAAGCCAACCAAAAGGATCTAG ATCTGTTGAAACATGACAAGGTTTTGAGCAAGAAGCCCCCTGCTCCTCACCTGCGAGTTGTGCCTGATTATCTGTTGGATGCAACAACTAAAGAAGCCAGCAAGAGAGTTAAGCTTGCGAGAGCTGCAATGGGTAACAACAACCCTGGTCGCCGTGGATTCAAGAAAAAATTCAAGAAAGATAAGGACCCCCTTAAGTCTCTCAGTGCTCAG GGACCCAAGAAAGGAAGAAGGGAAAGAAAAGATGGCAATGAGAGCCATAAGCAAAAAAGGCAAAAGACTTAA
- the LOC133712198 gene encoding pentatricopeptide repeat-containing protein At5g65560-like, with translation MIRKPTGTFKHQLLFSSSSSSSYSSCRRRRIPAPAPAPAPAPADNLPCQLFAILCRPNWQKHPSLKALIPSISPSHVSSLFSLNPVHPRTALHFFTWLAHNHPKFHHNVHSHSSLLALLLRNGFSSGPAERVRISMIKASISNADARFVLDRLRRFKHEFGFNITLRCYDSLLFSVSKLLGIQDLKMLYLEMLEDKISPDLHIYNIMVNAYCRLGNVVEAGVYVGKIVEAGLKPNTNTFNSLIMGHCRNKDVDSAYRTFKAIPNKGCARDVVSYNVLIHGLCEAGRSHEAFELYSNMEKDECLPDAPTYNVLIHALCRGGRRLEGMSLFKEMKEKGCEPSVNTYNVLITSLCDENKLQYASKVLDLMSGKGLVPDVVTYNALIDGYCKEGAVEAAFGILGLMESNNCRPNARTFTELIHGFCKRNNVHQAMALLDRMLERKLSPDRITYNSLINGQCKAGHVDSAYRLLSLMKHSGLVPDQWTYSVIIDSLCKLGRLEEAQVLFDSLKDKGIKSNEVIFTALLDGYCKVGKIDDARTLFNRMLAEGCFPNSYTYCAFLGGLCKEGKTKEALSVVEQMLSSGVKPTVHTCNVLINHVLKEGDFNHAQRFLNEFVSLGYRPDAVMYGTFVHAYCSIDNIKEAEKVMTKMDEEGISADSLTYAFLIEAYLRLGLIDSAFDVFKRMFDAHCNPCHRIYYLLIKHLSNEKLLQTDENVVGLHMVSSVPSADMWKTVDFEIALELLEKMNEHGCAPNVKTYGELIVALCKVRNLEVARKLYAHMRDTSISPSEDICNSLLKCCCELKVYGEAAILVDAMIQLGYLPALESCKLLVCGLFEEENNEKANSVFCRILCCAYNYDEVAWKVLLEGLLKRGHINRCSEMVTVIENMGYKLHPETYSMLIEGFDGI, from the coding sequence ATGATTAGAAAACCGACGGGCACGTTCAAGCACCAACTCttgttctcctcctcctcctcctcctcctacagCAGctgtaggaggaggaggattcCAGCACCAGCACCAGCACCAGCACCAGCACCAGCGGACAACCTCCCTTGCCAGCTCTTCGCCATCCTCTGCCGCCCAAACTGGCAAAAACACCCCTCCCTCAAAGCCCTTATCCCCTCCATATCCCCCTCCCACGTCTCCTCCCTCTTCTCCCTCAACCCGGTCCACCCCCGAACCGCCCTCCACTTCTTCACCTGGCTCGCCCACAACCACCCCAAATTCCACCACAACGTCCACTCCCACTCCTCCCTCCTCGCCCTCCTCCTCCGCAACGGCTTCTCCTCCGGCCCCGCCGAGAGGGTCCGCATTTCCATGATTAAGGCTTCAATTTCTAACGCCGACGCCCGGTTCGTGCTGGACCGGTTGCGCCGGTTCAAGCACGAATTCGGGTTCAACATCACTCTCAGGTGTTATGATTCTCTTTTATTCTCAGTTTCCAAGTTGTTAGGGATTCAAGATTTGAAAATGTTGTATTTGGAAATGCTGGAGGATAAAATCTCCCCTGATTTGCATATATATAATATCATGGTGAATGCTTATTGTAGATTAGGCAATGTAGTTGAGGCTGGTGTCTATGTTGGTAAGATCGTTGAGGCGGGTTTGAAGCCGAATACCAATACTTTCAATTCTTTGATAATGGGGCATTGTAGGAATAAGGATGTGGATAGTGCTTACAGGACTTTTAAGGCCATCCCCAACAAGGGTTGTGCAAGAGATGTGGTTTCCTACAATGTGTTGATACACGGGCTCTGTGAGGCTGGCAGGAGTCACGAGGCGTTTGAGTTGTACTCTAATATGGAGAAGGATGAGTGTTTACCAGATGCGCCCACGTATAATGTTCTTATTCATGCATTGTGTAGAGGGGGGAGGAGATTGGAAGGGATGAGTTTGTTTAAGGAGATGAAAGAGAAGGGTTGTGAGCCTAGTGTAAATACTTATAATGTGCTCATTACTAGCCTGTGTGACGAAAACAAGCTTCAGTATGCTAGCAAGGTTCTAGACCTGATGTCGGGGAAAGGGTTGGTTCCCGATGTTGTCACCTACAATGCATTGATTGATGGGTATTGCAAGGAGGGAGCGGTTGAGGCTGCGTTTGGGATTCTGGGTTTGATGGAATCTAACAACTGTCGTCCAAATGCTCGCACCTTTACTGAATTGATTCATGGGTTTTGTAAAAGGAATAATGTGCACCAGGCAATGGCGCTTCTTGATAGGATGCTTGAACGGAAGCTCTCACCAGACCGGATTACATATAATTCATTGATCAATGGGCAGTGTAAAGCAGGTCATGTAGATAGTGCTTATAGGTTGCTTAGTTTGATGAAACATAGTGGTTTAGTTCCTGACCAGTGGACTTACAGTGTTATCATCGACAGTCTCTGTAAGTTGGGGAGATTAGAAGAAGCTCAAGTCCTCTTCGATTCTCTCAAGGACAAAGGCATCAAGTCTAATGAAGTGATATTTACTGCTTTACTTGATGGTTACTGCAAGGTTGGGAAAATCGATGATGCTCGCACTTTATTTAATAGAATGCTTGCCGAGGGTTGTTTCCCAAACTCATATACTTACTGTGCCTTCCTAGGTGGGCTGTGCAAAGAGGGAAAAACAAAGGAAGCATTATCAGTGGTGGAACAGATGCTAAGTAGTGGTGTGAAGCCTACAGTCCACACTTGTAACGTTCTAATTAACCATGTGCTGAAAGAAGGGGATTTCAACCATGCTCAGAGGTTTTTGAATGAATTTGTTTCTCTTGGTTACCGACCTGATGCAGTTATGTACGGTACATTTGTTCATGCATATTGCAGCATAGATAATATAAAAGAAGCAGAGAAGGTAATGACTAAGATGGATGAAGAAGGAATTTCTGCAGATTCATTGACATACGCATTTTTAATCGAGGCATATCTTCGTTTGGGATTAATAGATTCTGCATTTGATGTCTTTAAGCGCATGTTTGATGCTCATTGCAACCCTTGTCATCGCATCTATTACTTGCTCATCAAACACCTGTCAAATGAAAAGTTGCTGCAGACCGACGAAAATGTAGTAGGACTTCATATGGTTTCAAGTGTCCCATCAGCTGATATGTGGAAGACAGTGGATTTTGAAATTGCTTTAGAGCTCCTTGAGAAGATGAATGAACATGGTTGTGCACCGAATGTGAAAACTTACGGCGAGCTTATAGTAGCACTTTGCAAAGTTAGGAACTTGGAAGTAGCCCGTAAGTTGTATGCTCATATGAGAGATACCAGCATTTCTCCTAGTGAGGATATTTGTAACTCTCTTCTTAAATGTTGCTGCGAGTTGAAAGTGTATGGAGAAGCAGCTATTCTGGTGGACGCTATGATTCAGCTTGGTTATTTACCAGCATTGGAGTCGTGCAAATTGCTTGTATGTGGACTTTTTGAAGAAGAGAATAACGAGAAGGCAAATTCTGTTTTCTGCAGAATTCTTTGTTGCGCGTATAACTACGATGAAGTAGCCTGGAAAGTTCTTCTTGAAGGTTTACTTAAGAGGGGTCATATCAATAGATGCTCTGAGATGGTAACCGTCATCGAAAATATGGGTTACAAGCTTCATCCTGAGACCTATTCAATGTTAATTGAGGGATTTGATGGAATATAA
- the LOC133712201 gene encoding glucan endo-1,3-beta-glucosidase 13 isoform X1: MASGFRLVFALSQLLVLLDLCQGSIVGICYGRNADDLPTPDKAAQLVQLHNIKYVRIYDSNIQVLKAFANTGVELMIGVPNSDLLPFSQFQTNADTWLKNSILPYYPATKITYITVGAEVTETTGNVSALVVPAMRNVLTALKKAGLNKKIKVSSTHSLGVLSRSFPPSAGAFSSSYASFLKPMLEFLAENQSPFMIDIYPYYAYRDSPSNVTLDYALFQASSEVIDPNTGLLYTNMFDAQIDAIYYALMALNFRTINIMVTETGWPSKGSPKETAATPDNAQTYNTNLIRHVINNTGTPAKPGQKVDTYLFSLFNENRKPGLESERNWGLFYPDQTSVYNLDFTGKNAMDMNTDANVTSSNGTTTWCIASSKASEADLQNALDWACGSGNVDCTPIQPSQPCFEPDNTVSHASYAFNVYYQQNGATDIACSFGGSGIKVDKNPSYDSCIYMTAGSNKTIASSNTTAISSTSSSATVKGVPAWIFTCFLVTFISFLFIS; encoded by the exons ATGGCTAGTGGGTTCAGGCTTGTCTTTGCCCTCTCACAGCTGCTTGTACTTTTGG ATCTTTGCCAAGGAAGCATTGTGGGAATTTGCTATGGAAGAAATGCTGATGACCTTCCTACACCTGACAAAGCTGCTCAGCTTGTGCAGCTTCACAACATCAAATATGTTCGGATTTATGACTCTAACATACAGGTCCTCAAGGCCTTTGCAAACACTGGTGTTGAACTTATGATTGGGGTTCCGAATTCAGACTTGTTGCCATTTTCTCAGTTCCAAACTAATGCAGATACCTGGCTTAAGAACAGCATTCTGCCTTACTATCCAGCTACAAAGATCACATACATAACAGTTGGAGCTGAAGTAACTGAGACCACCGGTAATGTCTCTGCCCTTGTAGTACCTGCCATGAGAAATGTCCTCACAGCACTGAAGAAAGCTGGTCTTAATAAGAAGATTAAAGTATCAAGTACACATTCCCTCGGTGTTCTGTCTAGATCATTCCCTCCCTCTGCAGGGGCGTTTAGTAGCAGCTATGCATCTTTCCTGAAGCCCATGTTGGAATTTCTTGCCGAAAACCAGTCACCCTTCATGATTGATATATATCCATACTATGCTTACAGAGATTCCCCAAGCAATGTCACTCTTGACTACGCTCTATTTCAGGCATCCTCGGAAGTTATTGATCCAAACACCGGTTTGCTGTACACTAACATGTTTGATGCTCAGATTGATGCTATATATTATGCACTGATGGCTCTGAATTTCAGAACAATCAATATTATGGTCACTGAGACAGGCTGGCCGTCGAAAGGATCACCAAAAGAGACAGCTGCAACTCCTGACAATGCCCAAACTTACAATACAAATCTGATTCGCCATGTCATTAACAATACTGGCACACCTGCGAAGCCTGGACAGAAGGTGGATACCTACCTCTTTTCTTTGTTCAATGAAAATAGGAAGCCTGGGTTGGAATCTGAGAGGAATTGGGGGCTATTTTATCCTGACCAGACAAGCGTCTACAACCTGGATTTCACCGGAAAAAATGCTATGGATATGAACACAGATGCTAATGTTACCAGTTCAAATGGAACAACAACTTGGTGCATTGCTTCAAGTAAAGCTTCTGAAGCGGACTTGCAGAATGCTTTAGACTGGGCTTGTGGTTCTGGGAATGTGGACTGTACACCGATTCAGCCTAGCCAGCCTTGTTTTGAGCCTGATAATACAGTGTCTCATGCATCTTACGCTTTCAATGTTTATTACCAGCAAAATGGGGCTACAGATATTGCTTGCAGTTTTGGAGGGTCAGGGATTAAAGTCGATAAGAACCCAA GCTATGACAGCTGCATCTATATGACTGCAGG GAGCAACAAAACTATAGCTAGTAGTAATACAACGGCAATATCTTCCACTTCCTCCTCTGCCACGGTGAAGGGAGTTCCAGCATGGATTTTCACTTGCTTTCTTGTGACTTTCATATCATTTCTTTTTATAAGTTGA
- the LOC133712201 gene encoding glucan endo-1,3-beta-glucosidase 13 isoform X2: MDLCQGSIVGICYGRNADDLPTPDKAAQLVQLHNIKYVRIYDSNIQVLKAFANTGVELMIGVPNSDLLPFSQFQTNADTWLKNSILPYYPATKITYITVGAEVTETTGNVSALVVPAMRNVLTALKKAGLNKKIKVSSTHSLGVLSRSFPPSAGAFSSSYASFLKPMLEFLAENQSPFMIDIYPYYAYRDSPSNVTLDYALFQASSEVIDPNTGLLYTNMFDAQIDAIYYALMALNFRTINIMVTETGWPSKGSPKETAATPDNAQTYNTNLIRHVINNTGTPAKPGQKVDTYLFSLFNENRKPGLESERNWGLFYPDQTSVYNLDFTGKNAMDMNTDANVTSSNGTTTWCIASSKASEADLQNALDWACGSGNVDCTPIQPSQPCFEPDNTVSHASYAFNVYYQQNGATDIACSFGGSGIKVDKNPSYDSCIYMTAGSNKTIASSNTTAISSTSSSATVKGVPAWIFTCFLVTFISFLFIS; the protein is encoded by the exons ATGG ATCTTTGCCAAGGAAGCATTGTGGGAATTTGCTATGGAAGAAATGCTGATGACCTTCCTACACCTGACAAAGCTGCTCAGCTTGTGCAGCTTCACAACATCAAATATGTTCGGATTTATGACTCTAACATACAGGTCCTCAAGGCCTTTGCAAACACTGGTGTTGAACTTATGATTGGGGTTCCGAATTCAGACTTGTTGCCATTTTCTCAGTTCCAAACTAATGCAGATACCTGGCTTAAGAACAGCATTCTGCCTTACTATCCAGCTACAAAGATCACATACATAACAGTTGGAGCTGAAGTAACTGAGACCACCGGTAATGTCTCTGCCCTTGTAGTACCTGCCATGAGAAATGTCCTCACAGCACTGAAGAAAGCTGGTCTTAATAAGAAGATTAAAGTATCAAGTACACATTCCCTCGGTGTTCTGTCTAGATCATTCCCTCCCTCTGCAGGGGCGTTTAGTAGCAGCTATGCATCTTTCCTGAAGCCCATGTTGGAATTTCTTGCCGAAAACCAGTCACCCTTCATGATTGATATATATCCATACTATGCTTACAGAGATTCCCCAAGCAATGTCACTCTTGACTACGCTCTATTTCAGGCATCCTCGGAAGTTATTGATCCAAACACCGGTTTGCTGTACACTAACATGTTTGATGCTCAGATTGATGCTATATATTATGCACTGATGGCTCTGAATTTCAGAACAATCAATATTATGGTCACTGAGACAGGCTGGCCGTCGAAAGGATCACCAAAAGAGACAGCTGCAACTCCTGACAATGCCCAAACTTACAATACAAATCTGATTCGCCATGTCATTAACAATACTGGCACACCTGCGAAGCCTGGACAGAAGGTGGATACCTACCTCTTTTCTTTGTTCAATGAAAATAGGAAGCCTGGGTTGGAATCTGAGAGGAATTGGGGGCTATTTTATCCTGACCAGACAAGCGTCTACAACCTGGATTTCACCGGAAAAAATGCTATGGATATGAACACAGATGCTAATGTTACCAGTTCAAATGGAACAACAACTTGGTGCATTGCTTCAAGTAAAGCTTCTGAAGCGGACTTGCAGAATGCTTTAGACTGGGCTTGTGGTTCTGGGAATGTGGACTGTACACCGATTCAGCCTAGCCAGCCTTGTTTTGAGCCTGATAATACAGTGTCTCATGCATCTTACGCTTTCAATGTTTATTACCAGCAAAATGGGGCTACAGATATTGCTTGCAGTTTTGGAGGGTCAGGGATTAAAGTCGATAAGAACCCAA GCTATGACAGCTGCATCTATATGACTGCAGG GAGCAACAAAACTATAGCTAGTAGTAATACAACGGCAATATCTTCCACTTCCTCCTCTGCCACGGTGAAGGGAGTTCCAGCATGGATTTTCACTTGCTTTCTTGTGACTTTCATATCATTTCTTTTTATAAGTTGA